From the genome of Solibacillus sp. FSL H8-0538:
TTCAAAAGTATAGGCGAGGGGAAATTTCCGTCGTCTTTTTTAGTGGAAATGAACCTAAAACTTTCCCATCTACAAAAATAAGGACATCAACTCGCCTTATTTTGGGCGAGTTGTGTCTTTCTAGCGAGTTTTTCCATAGGCTGGCGGATAGCTACGTAAAGAGATGTACTATGTCAAATATGTGAACTGAAATGGGCTATATAAAGGTACTGAAAAATATCAATCAAAACATGGCGTCAAAAATAATTGATTTAGCCGACTTCGGTATTGTACCGGAGTTAGCTGAAAATCATTTCATATACTCTACTAACTCATAACATCTTTCTTTCGTAATGCGTGCAAGTGAAGATAAATACTGTAACGATTCCATTGTGCCACCTTCAAAAATTAATGATTCTTCCTTAGCTTTTTTTTCTTTGTCAATAATCCACTGCCGTTGTTCTTCCTGTAACTTGTTCATCTCAGTGGTTGAAAGTTGTTGTTTGAGTACATCGTAAATGTCATTTAAGGCTGTATCCCATCGTTTATATGCGTTTGCTTCAGCTTCTTTCATTTCTGATATGACACCCTTAGCATATAAAGGTTTGAGGTCACCTAAATTTTTTTCTATTGTATGAAGTTTTTGTATATACTCAAATTTTTTAGACTTTAAAACTTCTTCCAGTGGTAAGTAGGTAGTTATTACAAGTTCATCTTTTTTTAATGTACTGATTAAATTTCCGTTATAACTTTTGCTACCTAGCACCTTATTAAAATCCATAGTTGCTACTGCTAATTCCCCCTTTTCTGTTGCATTTTCTGTAGGATTATTACATCCAGCTAAGAGAGAAAGTAAGCTTCCGATAGTTACTATTAAGTATTTTTTCATGAGATCACTCCCTGATTTGTTGGGTCAACCATTTCTTTATTTTTCCATAAAACGCTTATTTTTATACATTTATTTAGAAAGACACAACTCGCCAAAAATAGGGCGAGTTGATGTGCT
Proteins encoded in this window:
- a CDS encoding lysozyme inhibitor LprI family protein, with the protein product MKKYLIVTIGSLLSLLAGCNNPTENATEKGELAVATMDFNKVLGSKSYNGNLISTLKKDELVITTYLPLEEVLKSKKFEYIQKLHTIEKNLGDLKPLYAKGVISEMKEAEANAYKRWDTALNDIYDVLKQQLSTTEMNKLQEEQRQWIIDKEKKAKEESLIFEGGTMESLQYLSSLARITKERCYELVEYMK